A stretch of Bradyrhizobium sp. CCBAU 53338 DNA encodes these proteins:
- a CDS encoding S1C family serine protease, whose translation MLDFTSDIVDDAASSRATEPAPVDDRVLLDAYSNAVIDVTDRVGPAVVRVETGPKVPNGRGRGGLGSGIVISPDGLVLTNSHVVGSSKEIRLRDVEGHVGDARVLGVDPDTDLALLRANGVRDLSYAALGNSKTLKRGQLVIAIGNPLGFESTVTAGVVSALGRSIRSVSGRTIEDVIQTDAALNPGNSGGPLVSSSAEVIGINTAIISGAQGICFAVASNTAQFVLSEIIRHGYVRRAFIGVAGQTAPVPRRHAVLAGVENKMGALLMQIEPDGPAAKAGLLPGDVVIRMDGVDINGVDDLIRVLDRDRIGRRLAMDVLRLGRLRAIDIDPIERKPQR comes from the coding sequence ATGCTGGATTTCACTTCAGATATCGTCGATGACGCCGCGTCATCGCGAGCGACAGAACCTGCCCCGGTCGATGACCGGGTCTTGCTGGACGCCTATTCCAATGCGGTGATCGACGTGACCGACCGTGTCGGTCCCGCGGTCGTGCGCGTCGAGACCGGGCCAAAGGTGCCGAATGGCCGCGGGCGGGGCGGGCTCGGCTCCGGCATTGTGATCTCGCCGGATGGCCTCGTCCTCACCAACAGCCACGTCGTCGGCTCCTCCAAGGAGATCCGGCTGCGCGACGTCGAGGGCCATGTCGGCGACGCCCGGGTGCTCGGGGTCGACCCGGATACGGACCTTGCGTTATTGCGCGCCAACGGCGTGCGCGATCTGTCCTACGCTGCGCTTGGTAATTCCAAGACCCTCAAGCGCGGGCAACTCGTGATCGCGATCGGCAACCCGCTCGGTTTTGAATCGACCGTGACGGCCGGCGTCGTCTCCGCGCTGGGGCGCTCGATCCGCTCGGTGAGCGGCCGCACCATCGAGGACGTGATCCAGACCGATGCGGCGCTCAATCCCGGCAATTCCGGCGGGCCGCTGGTGTCGTCGAGTGCCGAGGTGATCGGCATCAACACCGCCATCATCAGCGGGGCGCAAGGCATCTGCTTCGCGGTAGCCAGCAACACCGCGCAATTCGTTCTGTCAGAGATCATCCGCCACGGCTACGTCCGCCGCGCCTTTATCGGCGTTGCCGGGCAGACCGCACCGGTCCCGCGGCGGCACGCGGTGCTGGCGGGGGTCGAAAACAAGATGGGCGCGCTGCTGATGCAGATCGAGCCGGACGGTCCGGCGGCGAAGGCAGGCTTGTTGCCCGGCGACGTCGTGATCAGGATGGACGGCGTCGACATCAACGGCGTGGACGATCTGATCCGTGTGCTCGACCGTGACCGGATCGGCCGGCGACTCGCCATGGACGTGCTGCGGCTCGGCCGCTTGCGGGCGATCGACATCGACCCGATCGAGCGCAAGCCGCAGCGCTAG